One Verrucomicrobiia bacterium genomic window, TGTCCGTCGCCGCCCGGTAGCCGGCCGGTGATTCTTCGAGCGCTGCCCAATGGGCCGCGCTGATTTTCTTCTGCGGGTCGAATTGTTTGGTGGCGTAACGCCGCTTCAACTGCGTGAGCAGGGTGTTCGGACTGATGGTTGTCATGGCGGCAATGTTCCTTTCAAAGAGGGTGCGTCATTCGTTTTGGCGGTGAAACATCAGGCGGGCGCCAACAGTCCCTCCAGCCGGTCCACAATCGCGCGCTTGCCGGTGACGCCGACACTTTGATGCCGGACCTCGCCGCCCGCGAAATAGAGCAGGGTGGGGATGGATTGAATACCGAACCGGCCGGCCAGGCCGGGGTTCTCATCGACGTTCACCTTCGCCACCTTGGCGCGTCCGGCCAGTTCGGCCGCCACCTCGTCGAGGACGGGGGCGAGCATCTTGCACGGTCCGCACCACGCGGCCCAGAAGTCCACCAGCACCGGCTCGGCGGACTGCAACACTTCGGTTTCAAAGTTTGTCTCGTTGACTTCAATGGTCGGTTTCATGACGCAATTTCGGTTTGTTCTGGTTTGTGATGGCCCGGCGCGGCGAATTCACGCTGCGTGGGCGGAAAGAGTTTGCCCGGCTTGAATCCGTTGCTGGCGCGCCCGCCAGACGGTGAGGTTGCGAACTTTCTCGCCGGCCAGTTCGGGAAATACGAGTTGCGGATAACCGGTCAACCACGCCTCGGCTTCGGCCTCGTTCAAGGCGAGCCGCACGAGCCGTTCCTGTGCCGTGCGTGTCGCACGCGCCTCGTCCAGGATGGCCTCCTTCACCCGGCGCAACTGCGCGAGCAACTTGTGGCATGCACCCAGGCACGTCGCGGTCCAGGTGGTCCGCGGGTGGAAATTCGATCGGCCGGTTTCGATGGACTGTTCGTTCATACGCATTTGTCTTCTCCCCTATATGTAATCAAAATTGTTACACTATCGCACAAAAAAAGAGGCTGTCACCTGACTTTTTTTGCATTGCAGACGCCGGAGGCTTTGACCGTTTCAATCAGGCCCGCCAGCGTCGTTCGGGCCAGGTCTTCTTCCAGCGCGCGCTGGGCGGATGCGAACACCTTGTCCAGCGCGGCGCGGATGCAATGGCCCACCGGACAGGCTTCGTTGGGTTTTTTGGCCGGCGTGGCAAACGAT contains:
- the trxA gene encoding thioredoxin; the protein is MKPTIEVNETNFETEVLQSAEPVLVDFWAAWCGPCKMLAPVLDEVAAELAGRAKVAKVNVDENPGLAGRFGIQSIPTLLYFAGGEVRHQSVGVTGKRAIVDRLEGLLAPA